TACTTCCATGATTACTGCCTTGGATATTGCCTCCCGTTATATTGCCGACGGCACATACAAGAGCATTCTCATTACAGCCGGGGACGTAGGTTCCCGTTTTCTGAACCCGGAGCAGAAGGAAAGCTTTTCCCTGTTCTCCGATGCCGCCGTTGCCTTTGTGCTGACCTCCACCGATGACCCTTCTCAAGGAGTCGTGGCCAGCACCCAACGAACGTGGGCCGCTTACGCCCATGACACCGAGATTAGAGGCGGGCTAAGCCGCTCCCCGGCTCAACTCTATGCGGGGGCCGACCCTGCCGATTATCTCTTTGACATGAATGGCCGGGCAGCATTGCGGAACATGATGCGGGTACTCCCTGACTTCTTGGGCGATTTCCTTGCCCGTTCGAGTCTTGATCTAAGTGATATTTCTCTTGTTATCCCGCATCAGGCGAGCCCGGCCCTGGGTTTGGCAATGCAGAGGATAGGAATCCCGAAGGATAGCTATATTGACTGGGTGGCCGAG
This genomic window from Arthrobacter sp. TMP15 contains:
- a CDS encoding 3-oxoacyl-[acyl-carrier-protein] synthase III C-terminal domain-containing protein; protein product: MLTSAAADALARAGVKADELECVIGASAAGIQPIPCTAALVLEKIAPHGVAAAFDVNSTCTSMITALDIASRYIADGTYKSILITAGDVGSRFLNPEQKESFSLFSDAAVAFVLTSTDDPSQGVVASTQRTWAAYAHDTEIRGGLSRSPAQLYAGADPADYLFDMNGRAALRNMMRVLPDFLGDFLARSSLDLSDISLVIPHQASPALGLAMQRIGIPKDSYIDWVAEIGNMVSASVGYVLAQVMEQERVREGQTVLLFGTAAGLTANALVLRL